The sequence below is a genomic window from Candidatus Zixiibacteriota bacterium.
CGAATGATCCATATGCTGTGCCGTCGCTCGGTATCAAGCCTGAGCGAGTTTACGATTTCGAGCTGGGTGGATCTTTCAGGACCGGTGTAGCGAATGCAGGCGTCAATCTCTACTGGATGGAATTCGGGAACGAGATAATCCCGGCGGGTGGATATACAGATGACGGGGTCCCGCTGACCATAAATGCGAGCAGATCGGTGCATGCCGGGATTGAGACGACGGCCGGATACAAACCCCTCGACTTTCTGTCACTCAGCGGCAATCTCTCCGTAACCTACGATAGGGCAAGAGATTTCAAGGTCAGCCAGATTCTCTATGATAATTCGAGCGACTGGAATCAACTGGGCACGGTCACAGTCGATTACTCCGACAACCCCCTGCAGGGATTCCCAACATATCTCGGGAATATTCTGGCTGACTTGCAGTTTGACCGGTATCGACTTGCTCTCAGAAGCAAATTCGCGGGAAGGCAGTACATCGACAACGCCGGTATCAAGGCGATATCGGTTGAACCTTTTGTGACATTCTCGGCATCAGCATCGGCTGCTTTGAGCAATCCCGCCGGAGTAGGACGGCTTCTGCTGTCAGGGAGAGTAGACAATATTTTCAACCGCAAGTACGAGACTTCGGGATTCTGTGAATTCTACTCTTTCCGGGATTCACCCGCCATCACAGGCGCATACTACATCCCTGCGGCGGAGACGTCATTTTTTGTGCAACTGAAGCTCGAACTGGAATAGATATTGACGGCAATCGATTATGCAATTGTAGTTGCCTATCTTGTCGGGCTGGTCGCCGCAGGACTCATCCACCGAGCACGCAGGGATGAGAGCGCGGCGTCGTTCATAATCGGCGGGCGTACTCTGACTCTACCGGCATTCGTTGCTTCTCTTGTCTCGACATGGTATGGCGGAATTCTCGGTGTTGGAGAGTATTCATACCTGTACGGCCTGTCGACCTGGCTGGTGTTTGGCTTGCCGTACTATATTGCGGCGCTGATATTTGCAATCTTCCTTGCGAGGAAAGCGCGCGAATCCGAAGCACTGACCATTCCCGACAGACTTGAGAAGACATATGACAAGAGAGCCGCCGGAATCGGTTCGGTAATCCTCTTCATCATGACCGTACCGGCGGCATATGTACTCATGATTGGCATACTGGCAGAGGTTCTGTTCGGTTGGCCACTCTGGGTCGGCATCGTTGCGGGGACACTCTTCTCATTAATATATGTCCATTTTGGAGGATTTCGCTCGGTCGTGCGAACCGACATATTGCAATTTGGGCTGATGTTTATCGGATTTGCGGTCTTGCTGATAGTAGCGGTCACTGAATTCGGTGGCCTCGGATATCTGCGGAGCCATGCACCGGCAGATCACTTCACATGGAACGGCGGGAACAGCGGGTGGTATGTCGCTGTCTGGTATGTGATTGCGATGGCCACTCTCATAGAGCCGTCGTTCTACCAGCGCTGCTTTGCGGTTCGTAAGGTCTCCACAGCTCGCAATGGTATTCTGATTTCGATAGGATGCTGGGCGGTTTTCGATTTCATGACCACATCCTGCGGTATCTATGCCAGAGCAGCCATTCCGCAGCTCGAGAACCCAATGTCTTCGTTCCCGGAGTTGGCGTCACTGATTCTTCCGGCAGGCCTGTTGGGAGTTTTCATGGTCGCTCTCCTTGCGACCGTGATGTCGACTATAGATTCGTACTCGTTCATAGCAGCATCGACATTCGGAAGAGATATCGTATGGCGATTCTTCGGAGTACCTGATGGGAGAATCACCTACTGGACCAGATGGGGATTGCTTCTTTCGACTGTGCTATCAGTGGCAGCGGCGCTGTTCTTCGACTCCATAATTGATATCTGGCATCATTTCGGATCGGTCGGCACTCCGGCGCTGCTTGTTCCGCTGTTCACATCTTATGTGGGAAAGCGAAGGATGTCGCCTGAATGGACTGCAGTATCCATGATTTGCTCGGGGCTATTGTCGCTGGTGTGGCTTCTCTCCAAAAGCCTGATGGTATCCGGCGAGTACTGGTTCGGCTTGGAACCGATTTTCCCGGGGCTGGTGCTGTCTTTGCTTGTTTTCATGTTCAGAGCCCGATCTATTGAGTGACTCAGATTAGTCCCGGCCGATGGTGCCCGTAAGTTCAGAATCGCATTTTTCGATTCGAGAATGAAATGCGTCATGAGACTTCAGACAGCTTGACAAAATGGGAGAGATTTGTGTAACTTGTAATTCCTGGAACGAGGTGGCATATGTCCCCGCCTCGGCATGGAGGAAAATGTTTACTCTGGCGCATATATGAGGAAGAAGTAGATGAAGGATATGAAACCTGAAGATATCAAGGTCATTCTCGCTACTGACTGCGGCTCGACTACTACCAAGGCAATCTTGATCGAACTCCGGGACGGAGAATACCGACTGATAGTCAGAGGCGAAGCTCCAACCACCGTTGAGGCTCCGTTCGAAGATGTTACAATGGGAGTACTGAATGCGGTGCAGGAAGTCGCCGAACTCTCCGGACGAACACTCCTCGATGAGAATGACAGGATCATAACCCCACGGAATGATAACGGCACAAAAACCGGAACTGACATATACATCTCGACTTCATCTGCCGGTGGCGGTTTGCAGATGATGGTTGCCGGCGTTGTTCGTTCGATGACGGCCGAGTCCGCCGAACGAGCCGCACTCGGTGCCGGTGCGATTGTGATGGACGTGATCGCCTCCAACGACAAGAGACTTCCGCATGAGCAAATCGAGCGTATCAGACACCTTCGCCCCGACATGATCCTCCTTTCCGGTGGCATCGATGGCGGAACGACAACTCACGTCGTGGAAATAGCTGAGTTGATCGGCGCTGCCGATCCGAAGCCGAGACTCGGTTCCGGCTATCTGCTTCCGGTCATATACGCTGGCAATAAGGAAGCGAGAGATGCGATCACCAAGACGCTGGGAAAGAAAGTCGATCTCGGCATTGTTGACAATCTCCGCCCTGTACTTGAGAGAGAGAATCTGCTTCCGGCGCGCGAGAAGATTCATGATCTTTTCATGGAACACGTGATGGCTCAAGCACCCGGTTACAAGAAGCTGATGACCTGGACAGATGCTCCTATTATGCCGACCCCGGGAGCTGTTGGAGCGATTATCAAAACCATCGCTGATATCGAAGGCATCGAGGCTTTGGGCGTTGATATCGGCGGAGCGACCACCGACGTCTTCTCGGTATTCCAGGGAGTATTCAATCGGACAGTCTCCGCTAACCTTGGTATGAGCTATTCGGTATCAAACGTATTCAAGGAAGCGACGCTGCCGAATGTCATGCGCTGGGTGCCGTTCCACATGGATGAGCGCGACCTGCGCAACAGGGTGAAGAACAAAATGATCCGTCCGACCACGATTCCACAGTCGATGGAGGAGCTGATTTTTGAGCAGGCCATTGCACGGGAAGCACTGAGGCTTGCATTCGTGCAGCACAAGAGTTTCGCGACTGTGCTCAAAGGCGTCCAGCAGCAGCGTACTATCGCCGATGCCTTCGCTCAGAGTTCATCGGGTTCGACTCTTGTCAACATGATGTCGCTGAACATGCTCATCGGCTCGGGTGGAGTTCTTTCGCATGCTCCCAGACGGCAACAGGCGGCCTTGATGATGGTCGACGCATTTCAGCCGGAAGGTATCACGCGACTCGCAGTCGATTCGATCTTCATGATGCCGCAGCTCGGCGTGCTATCTGTAGTGCACAAACATGCCGCAACTGAGGTGTTCGAGAAAGATTGTCTTATCCATCTTGGGACATGCATCGCTCCGGTCGGCGATCACAAAGGCACAAAGGCCCTCTTGAAATATCGCTTCGAATTGCCGGGTGGCAAGACGGAAGAGGGTGAACTGAACGCCGGCGATCTGAAACTCATCAAGCTCGGCTTTGACGAGGAAACGGGCCTGGCATATAAGGCTAAGGCTGTCCTTCAACCCGAACGGTCCCAGGATGTTGGGGCGGGTAAAGGACACGATGTCGAAACCACTGTCTCGGGTGGAGTGGTCGGGATAATCCTCGATGGCAGAGGTCGGCCATTCACCCCGCCGGAAGAAGACAGGATGAGAGTCGAAAAGCTCAAAGAATGGATCACGGAGTTGAATATATACCCCAATGAGGCAATTGAGCGCGGTTAGTCCTACTGGGAGATCTTTCTGATGTCGAGCTTTTGATGAATTTGATAATATTTCGTCCATGCTGAATAGGAGATTGGATAATGACACACGCATATACGCCCGGTTTAAAGGTCACCGAAATGGTGACCATTTCAAAACGGCGGATTCTACCGCTGAAGGGCGATGTTGTTGTTAAGGTCGGCGACAAAGTTGCCCCAGACGATGTGGTGGCTCGCACCGATCTTCCGGGAAATGTCGAGCCGATAAATATTGCGAATATCCTCGGTGTGCCGCCGGAAGATGTTGGTGAATGCATGCTGAAGAAGGAGGGGGACCAGATCGCGAAGGGCGAGACTATCGGTATGACCAAGAGTTTCTTTGGTCTTTTCAAATCTGAGGCAAAGTCAAAGATAGACGGTTCCATTGAAAATATATCCAATATCACCGGGCAGGTATTACTGCGCGGCCATCCGATTCCCGTTGAGGTGAAAGCTTATCTCGACGGTGTCATCACTGAAGTCATTCCCGAAGAAGGCGTGGTTGTTGAGACCAGTGGGTCCTTCATCCAGGGTATTTTCGGCATCGGCGGAGAGACTCACGGAGAGATCAAAGTCGTCGCTGAGAACAACTCTGTCGTTTTGACCGAGAGTCTGATCGATGCTTCCTGTGAAGGGAAGATAGTCGTCGGGGGTTCGATCGTGACCGCAGGAGCGATCAAGAAAGCCATCGAAGTGAAGGCGAAGGGGATTGTTGTCGGTGGACTCGACGACAAAGACCTGCGTGAGTTTCTCGGTACAGATATCGGCGTTGCCATCACCGGTTCGGAGAACATCACCGTAACGGTTGTTATCACCGAAGGCTTCGGTCAGATCAGTATGGCAGGCCGTACGTTTGATCTCCTCAGATCTAGAGAAGGCGAAATGGCATGCATCAACGGCGCGACTCAGATCAGGGCCGGTGTGATTCGTCCAGAACTTGTGATTCCGTCGAAGAATCCTGATGCAGATAAGGCAGCCGGGCGCACAACCGAGTCAGTTGGGTTGGCTGTGGGCTCGCCTGTTCGTGTGATTCGACAACCGTACTTCGGTCAGCTCGGAACAGTGGTCGACCTTCAACCAGAGTTACACCAACTCGAATCTGAATCGAAAGCGCGCATTCTCACAGTGCAGTTCAGCGAAGGTAATAAAGTGATCGTTCCTCGTGCCAATGTCGAGCTAATCGAAAGGTAGAGACTGATTTTTGACTTGACTTAAGATTTGCCGAGGCATAGATTGATCTAGCTTTGGGACGTCTCTTACTAAGAAAGTGTTACAGTGGAATATTTCATTCTCGTTTTATCAACTGTGAACTGCTGACTTTGCTAATATCCGACCGTCGAGATAACTTCGACGGTTATTTTTGTGTGGCGACTGTATGCCTATGAAAACTTCGACACTACTCGCGTTGCTTCTATTGTTGCTCACAACTTCTGCCTTCGGGATTATTGTTGATGAGGATACTACGGATAGCATCAGCGCACCCGTTTCGATGGTGACTGAGGAGGCTGTCCGTCCCCAGCCGGCTCTCAACGTCATTGGCAAGGATACCCCGAACGACAATGGCGGATCGATTCAGGTGAGTTGGGATCTTTCGCCGGATGATGCCAAAGGGATGGTCGCTCGTTACGACGTCGAGCGGAAGCCCGTTGGAGCTCCTGATTCTCAATACGAGGTCATCGGTGATGCCACCGCCGGAGGAACATCAATCACCGACAATTATCCCGAGAGCGGTAAGAGTTATGTTTACAGAGTAGCTGCGGTTAATTTTGCGCCAACTGTCGCCGGCGGGAAGGTTGAAGTCACTTCGTTCTCCGCTGAGTCTGCTCCTGCCAAAGCTTCGGCACAATGGTTCAATACCAATCGAACGGTCGTTTTGATTTTTGCGATTGTGTTGGGATTCTTGATTCTGTGGTATATCGCTCAGGCCAAAGCCGGCAAAGAGTTGTTTATCCGCAGGATTGCGGGGCTGGAGGCTGTCGATGAAGCGGTTGGACGCGCCACTGAGATGGGTAAGAAAATTTTCTACATTCCAGGCACACAGGACATGGAGAATATCCAGACGATCGCCGGTGTGACGATTCTTGGCCGCGTGGCGAAACTCGCAGCCGAGTATGAGACCCAACTCGATGTGCCTGTTTCGAGATCGCTGGTTATGGTGACCGCTCGTGAGATTGTCAAAGAAGCGTATTTGAATGCGGGGCGCCCGGACGCGTTCAACGAAGATATGGTTCATTATCTCACCGACGATCAATTCGGTTATGCCGCTGCTATCGACGGCATGGTGGTCAGAGAGAAACCGGCGACGATGTTCTACATGGGCGCGTTCTATGCCGAGTCTCTGATTCTTGCCGAGACAGGTAATTCTATTGGCGCAATTCAAATTGCCGGAACGGCGATGCCTGCGCAGTTGCCGTTCTTCGTCGCCGCCTGTGACTACACATTGATCGGCGAGGAGCTGTTCGCGGCGTCGGCATATCTATCGAAAGAGCCGAAACTTCTCGGGTCGCTTAAAGGTCAGGATGTTGGCAAAGGTTTGATTCTGGTTGTGATTTTGATCGGCGTGATAATCCAGACACTCGGTGTCTATGACGTCCAGAGTCTTCTCAATATTGTGGCGGAATAGAATATGAGACGAGAGATTCCTCTGGTAATAACTTCGGTAGTAGGGATTGCATTTGTGATCCAGTATTTCATTCCGCACAGCCCGTTTGACAGATTTGAACAGTTGTTTTCCGATTGGTTCTTTATCATTGCAGCTTGCGCCATATGGCTCGGCGCTCTCAATCTTCTCAAGCTTTCAATAATCAAGATTCAGAAGAAGAAGAAGGACTGGCAATATGCGGTGATTATCGTTGCCTCCTGGTTGGCGATGGCGATCGCTGGATTCGCCGGTGGCAGAGATTTCCAGATTCCCGGGACCGGATTTGACTGGCTCTATGTGAATATCTATACGCCACTTTCGGCGACAATGTTCGCGATCCTGGCGTTCTTTGTAGCGTCCGCATCGTATCGAGCATTCAGAGCAAGGAATGTTCAGGCGACTCTTCTGCTCTTGGCGGGTTTTCTTGTCATGATGGGGCGGGTTCTGTTCGATGACATCCTGTTTGGTCCGTTCGTGCAGGATTTCACACCCCTTTCCGATATTTCCTCATTCATTATGAACTACCCGAATCTGGCCGGCCAACGTGCTATTATGATCGGAATTGCACTTGGAACCGTATCTACCGCATTGCGGATTATGCTCGGCATTGAGAGGTCTTACCTCGGAGGAGGTGACTGATGGGTTTCTGGAATAAGATGCTGATGATCGACCGCAGGTGGATATTTCTCCTTGTGGGACTATCACTTTTGATACCGATGTTTCTTTCGTCAGACTTCAAACTGTCGATTTCGGACGAGGTGCGGGGCATTTTCGACGCTATGGAGAAGCTTCCCCCCGGCTCCAGAGTGCTGATGACATTTGATTACGATCCTCCATCGGCGCCGGAACTTCAACCGATGGCTGATGCGGCAGTGAGGTACTGTTTCAAGAAGGATCTGAAGATCATAATCATGGGTTTATGGCCACAGGGGCCTCAGCAGGCGGAAATGTCCCTACAAAGGGCATTTGAAGTCCCTGAGATCGCAGCAAAGAATCTTCAATATGGTGTCGATTACGTCAATCTCGGATTTCAAGCTGGCAACGAGTTCGTTATTCAGCGCATGGGCACAGATTTCAAAGAGGCGTTTCCGAAAGATGTTCGCGGAACAGTCTACGAAGATATTCCTATGCTGAAAAACGTCAAGAATTTCTCGAACGTAGATTTTGTATTCAACCTCTCTGCCGGTTATCCCGGTACGGTCGAGTGGGTGCAGATCGCCGCGGACAGGTTTGATGTCCTTCTCGGTGCAGGCAACACAGCCGTACAGGCTCCTCTCGCATACCCATATCTCGGTGGCGGCCAGCTTGTCGGGTTGCTCGGAGGCATGCGTGGTGGTGCTGAGTTCGAAAAAGTAACAGGATTTAAGGCAAAGGCGACCACTTTCATGCTGTCACAAACATTTGCGCATGGAATCGTGATTTTCTTCGTCGTGATTGGCAATATAGCCTATTTCATGACCCGCGGAAGGCAGGAGTGAGGAAGCGATGCATTTTGACATAGGCATTTGGATCGGAGCATTTCTGACTCTCGGGATAATCTCCTTCCTATATAAGGATAATCCGTGGTACAAGATCTGCGAGGCGATATTTATAGGCATCTCTGCAGGTTACTGGATCGTGTCGCTCTGGTGGCAGAATCTGGTGTCGAAACTATGGGACAATCTCTGGCCTGCGCTGGTCGCTCTCGGTCACGGAGAGATTCAGTATAATCTGCTCTATTTGGTGGCCGGGATTCTCGGCATCATGATGCTGATGCGGCTTGTGCCGCAAATCGGATGGATATCACGATGGCCTCTCGCGCTCGTGATCGGCGCAACCGCAGGCCTGCAATTCGTAAACTACCTCGTCTCCAACGGTGTTAAACAGATATATAATACGATTGTCCCGCTCTTTGGACCGATATCCGATGCGGGAGGGATTGCCCCTGTCGCGAGTGTCTGGGCCGGTCTCGGAAATACTTTGATTCTGGTCGGGACATTCACAGGACTGGTCTATTTCTTTTTCTCGAAAGAACACAAAGGTCTTTTCGGTGGTGCGGCGAAGGTCGGCACTTGGTTCCTTATGATAACCTTCGGTGCCTCTTTCGGCTACACCGTGATGAGTCGTATGTCGCTCCTGATCGGGCGCATAGACTTTCTGGTGAACGACTGGATTCGCGGAATTTTCAGCTAATCCGATGCATCGTAAGAATAAAACAATCATAGTTTTGGGCATTGTCGCATTTGTGGCATTCGCTTGTCCCAACCTTTTAGCCCAGGATATGCCCGACAGTGCGGCTGTCGATTTGACGCTCGACTCAATAGCAGTCCTTGATGATGTGCAGGTTGCTACTGGTCCGGCGCCGGCGAGACTCGACATCGTGCGTGATGCCGAGGGGGATCAGGGCAGCTCCGTCACTCTGACATGGCATCTATCACCCGATGACGGATCCGGGGCAGACAACGTCACTGGTTATGAGATATTCCGAGCCGAATCTCCCGAAGGTGAGTTCGAATCCGTCGGCACTGCCTCGAAAGGGATGTCGCAGTTTGAAGATGCGACAACCACTGACGGAGTTACATATTACTACTATGTAGCAGCATTCTCTGACGCGGGATCGACGCCCTCCGAAATATCTGCGGGCGTGCGGTCATCACCGCAGTGGTTCAATTCCAAAGATGCTAACACGCTTGTAATCGGCTTAATCATTTGCCTCTCCGTCATCTATTTCATCTTCCATGCGCAGAAAGGGAAGAAATTCTTTTTGCGGAAAATTGCCGGCCTTGAGGCTGTCGATGAGGCAATTGGTCGCGCAACAGAAATGGGTCGCCCGATTCTCTTCATCCCCGGCATTATGGATATGGATGATGTCCAGACTGTTGCAGGGATCACTATACTGGGACGCATTGCGCGTACAATAGCAGATTACGACACTAAATTGAATATGCCCGTCTCGCGTTCAATCGTTATGACTACCGCACGCGAAACAATCAAGCAAGCGTATGTCGCTGCCGGTCGACCCGATGCATTCTCCGATGACATGGTTCACTATCTCACCGACGAGCAGTTCGGATATGTAGCTGCGGTCGACGGGATCATGGTTCGTGAAAAGCCGGCGACATGTTTCTATCTCGGAGCATTCTATGCCGAGTCTCTTATCATGGCAGAAACGGGTAATTCGATTGGAGCGATTCAGATAGCAGGAACGGCTATGCCGGCGCAGCTGCCGTTCTTTGTTGCTGCGTGTGATTATACGCTTATCGGAGAGGAACTATTCGCAGCGTCAGCTTATCTTTCAGGTGAACCGAAGCAGCTCGGATCACTCAAGGGGCAGGATGTCGGCAAGATCATCGCCATGGTTGTGATTTTGATTCTGTGTGGACTTTTCACCTTGGCGGCGATAACCGGTTCGGCGGACATTCTTGAACTCGGAAACACTCTTCAGGGCTGGTTCTCAGCAAGTTAGCAGGTTATGCGCAGAACAGTACCATTATTTATAACATTTATCGTCGGCACAGTGCTCGTGCTTGCCGAGTTCATCCCACACAAGCCGTTTGGTAATCTCGGTGATGACTTCTCGCTCTATTTTGATATTATCGCAGTGTTCGCATTCCTGCTGGGTGGCGGTAATCTTATCAGAGTGCATGTCACCAAGATAAAAAGGAAGCGCAAAGACTGGATATTCTCGATTGTGACGCTCGGTGGTTTTCTTGTTATGCTCGCGGCAGGGCTTCTGAAGATCGGCAATCCGGGCGGCATACAGGGTGATGTCGCGGTAATTGGATCGCTGTTTAGCGATCTGTACATGTTCATCTTCACGCCGTTGCAGGCATCGATGTTCGCACTACTCGCCTTCTTCGTCGGATCGGCATCATACAGAGCATTCAGAGCAAAGAACAAAGAGGCTACGATTCTGCTGATAGCAGCATTTGTGATCCTGCTTGGAAGAACGCCGCTCGGCCTGTGGGTAACCGGCGGCCTTCAGGACACATCGCTGGCATTCCTGCAGATTCCGAATCTGGCTAACTGGATTATGGATGTGCCGAATCTGGCGGGACAGCGTGCCATTATGATTGGGATTGCGCTCGGAGTAATATCGATGTCTCTGCGCGTGATTCTTGGTGTCGAACGTACATATCTTGGACAGGATAATGATTAGAGACGATTGCCATGAGTAACGGAACAGAACAGAAAAGCATTGTAGAGCGATTACAGTTCATCGATAGGCGAATCATATTCGTCTTTATCGGACTTGCCGTCGTGATTCCGTTGCTGTTTGGCGTATCACTTGAAGAGGAGACGACTCCTATTGTCCAGAGGCTGTTTGATTTTGTAGATGCACTTCCGGAAGAGTCGAGAGTGCTGCTGTCATTCGACTATGGTCCGACAACGGCTCCTGAAATTCAGCCGATGATGGACGCTATCCTGCGACAATGCGCCGAACGAAAGGCGAAGCTATATATGATGGCTGTCTGGGCGACCGGTCACAACCTGACTGGCGAGACAATCGCTAAAATACTGAATCCGGAATATCCGGAATATCAATACGGCATCGATTATGTCAATCTTGGATACAAAGCGGGTAACCAGGGTCTGATTCGATTGCTGTATGTTGATTTTAAGAGGATGTATTCTACTGATGCCGCCGGAACTGCAATCGACTCCATTCCGATGATGGAAAACATCAACAGCCTGAAGAATTTTGATCTGATCATTTCATTCGGTGGCGGGTTCCCCGGAATCAAAGAGTGGATTCTGTATGCGGGCGATCCGGGAAAGATCCCGGTGGGCGGCGGGTGCACGGCTGTTTCCGCTCCGCTCCTATATCCGTACTACCCGAATCAGCTTGTTGGATTGCTGGGGGGAGCCAAGGGTGCTGCGGAGTATGAGGCTGCCCTGTTGAAAGCATATCCCAAATTCAGAGGCCGCAAGATGGCCGGCATGAGCCTGATGATGTCGCAGACAGTCGCTCATCTGGTAATCATGCTCTTCATCCTGTTTGGAAATACATTGTACTTCCTGTTAAGAGCTAGTGGGAAGGGGCGGAGTTGATGAACGGTAAGCAGGCGGCAAGTTATGTAGTTCTGGCGATTGTGATTGTCGCGTTTGCTGTGAGCATTGTCCTCAAAGGACTGCTCGTGACTGTCGGCGCATTCCTTACGCTGTTCATATTCTCATTTCTATACAAAGACAATCCGTACTATAAATTCGCTGAGCATCTATTCGTTGGCGTGAGCGCTGCGTATTGGATGTGCATGGGATTCTGGGGAACGATGGTTCCGAACCTGTTCGGCAAGCTCTATCCTCCAATGGTAGGGCCGGTCATGCCCGCACTCAAAGATAATGCCGCCGAGCCGTTCATGCTGATCCCGCTGATTCTCGGCATTCTTCTTCTGCTGAGGCTTTCATCGAGTGTCGGGTGGATTTCGAGATGGGCTCTGGCGTTCATTGTCGGCACGACTGCCGGACTGAATCTTATACGATACCTGAGGTCCGATTTTATCCAACAAATCAACAATACTACTTTTTCGTTATATGCAACCGGTGCTACCGGATTCAATCTTGGCGAGACCCTCTCCA
It includes:
- a CDS encoding fibronectin type III domain-containing protein, with the protein product MHRKNKTIIVLGIVAFVAFACPNLLAQDMPDSAAVDLTLDSIAVLDDVQVATGPAPARLDIVRDAEGDQGSSVTLTWHLSPDDGSGADNVTGYEIFRAESPEGEFESVGTASKGMSQFEDATTTDGVTYYYYVAAFSDAGSTPSEISAGVRSSPQWFNSKDANTLVIGLIICLSVIYFIFHAQKGKKFFLRKIAGLEAVDEAIGRATEMGRPILFIPGIMDMDDVQTVAGITILGRIARTIADYDTKLNMPVSRSIVMTTARETIKQAYVAAGRPDAFSDDMVHYLTDEQFGYVAAVDGIMVREKPATCFYLGAFYAESLIMAETGNSIGAIQIAGTAMPAQLPFFVAACDYTLIGEELFAASAYLSGEPKQLGSLKGQDVGKIIAMVVILILCGLFTLAAITGSADILELGNTLQGWFSAS
- a CDS encoding fibronectin type III domain-containing protein — encoded protein: MPMKTSTLLALLLLLLTTSAFGIIVDEDTTDSISAPVSMVTEEAVRPQPALNVIGKDTPNDNGGSIQVSWDLSPDDAKGMVARYDVERKPVGAPDSQYEVIGDATAGGTSITDNYPESGKSYVYRVAAVNFAPTVAGGKVEVTSFSAESAPAKASAQWFNTNRTVVLIFAIVLGFLILWYIAQAKAGKELFIRRIAGLEAVDEAVGRATEMGKKIFYIPGTQDMENIQTIAGVTILGRVAKLAAEYETQLDVPVSRSLVMVTAREIVKEAYLNAGRPDAFNEDMVHYLTDDQFGYAAAIDGMVVREKPATMFYMGAFYAESLILAETGNSIGAIQIAGTAMPAQLPFFVAACDYTLIGEELFAASAYLSKEPKLLGSLKGQDVGKGLILVVILIGVIIQTLGVYDVQSLLNIVAE
- a CDS encoding sodium:solute symporter family protein translates to MTAIDYAIVVAYLVGLVAAGLIHRARRDESAASFIIGGRTLTLPAFVASLVSTWYGGILGVGEYSYLYGLSTWLVFGLPYYIAALIFAIFLARKARESEALTIPDRLEKTYDKRAAGIGSVILFIMTVPAAYVLMIGILAEVLFGWPLWVGIVAGTLFSLIYVHFGGFRSVVRTDILQFGLMFIGFAVLLIVAVTEFGGLGYLRSHAPADHFTWNGGNSGWYVAVWYVIAMATLIEPSFYQRCFAVRKVSTARNGILISIGCWAVFDFMTTSCGIYARAAIPQLENPMSSFPELASLILPAGLLGVFMVALLATVMSTIDSYSFIAASTFGRDIVWRFFGVPDGRITYWTRWGLLLSTVLSVAAALFFDSIIDIWHHFGSVGTPALLVPLFTSYVGKRRMSPEWTAVSMICSGLLSLVWLLSKSLMVSGEYWFGLEPIFPGLVLSLLVFMFRARSIE
- a CDS encoding glutamate mutase L, which encodes MKDMKPEDIKVILATDCGSTTTKAILIELRDGEYRLIVRGEAPTTVEAPFEDVTMGVLNAVQEVAELSGRTLLDENDRIITPRNDNGTKTGTDIYISTSSAGGGLQMMVAGVVRSMTAESAERAALGAGAIVMDVIASNDKRLPHEQIERIRHLRPDMILLSGGIDGGTTTHVVEIAELIGAADPKPRLGSGYLLPVIYAGNKEARDAITKTLGKKVDLGIVDNLRPVLERENLLPAREKIHDLFMEHVMAQAPGYKKLMTWTDAPIMPTPGAVGAIIKTIADIEGIEALGVDIGGATTDVFSVFQGVFNRTVSANLGMSYSVSNVFKEATLPNVMRWVPFHMDERDLRNRVKNKMIRPTTIPQSMEELIFEQAIAREALRLAFVQHKSFATVLKGVQQQRTIADAFAQSSSGSTLVNMMSLNMLIGSGGVLSHAPRRQQAALMMVDAFQPEGITRLAVDSIFMMPQLGVLSVVHKHAATEVFEKDCLIHLGTCIAPVGDHKGTKALLKYRFELPGGKTEEGELNAGDLKLIKLGFDEETGLAYKAKAVLQPERSQDVGAGKGHDVETTVSGGVVGIILDGRGRPFTPPEEDRMRVEKLKEWITELNIYPNEAIERG